The segment GGTGTGCGGCCTGGAAGTCGTAGGAGCGTGTGGCGCGCAGCCTGCGCTGCCCGAGGCGGAACTCGAGCCCCGCGGGCTGCTGTTCGATCCGCTCGCGATCCAGGGCCAGGGCCGCGAGGGTTCCGTGGCCGAGCCCGGCGTGCAAATGCGTGGCCTGGGGCACGCCGAAGCCGTGGTCCGAGCAGATCACTAGGTGTGCGCCGGAGGGCATACGCTGCCATAGATAGCCCAGGGCGCGGTCGATTCCGATCCAGGTTGCGCTCAGCCGGTCGGGCTGATCGAGCTGCGCCACCTGCGGATCGTCGGCGAACATTTCGGGATGCCAGCGCCGCAGCCAGCAAAGCTCGGCCTTGTGCGCGGCCACGTCGGTCTGCTGCACCAGGATTATCGAAAGGTCCATCGGTCGTCGGCCGATGATGCACGCCTTTTGAAACAGGTGCTCCAGCTCTCCGGCCTCGGGGTTGTAGCAGCCCTCGAGGCTCAGGCCCGCGGGCAGCAGTTGGTCGTCGGCCGAGCCTAGGTCGGGGATGTAACCCCAGTTGCCCGCGGCGCGCGGACGGCTGAAGTAGTAGTCGAAGACCGCGATGGTGCGCTGCCGGTCGCGCGCCATCTCCCACACTCGGCGCACGTTGATCTCCTGCGGCTCAAGGGCCATCGCGCCCCAGCTCAGCTTGTAATCCGGGGTCACTCCGTGGCGCACCGGGACTTTACCGGTGGCGATGGTGGTCCAACTGGTGGGCGAGAACGCGTGGTCGGTCTGGAGCACGCCCGCGGCCCCGGCGGCCAACAGGCGCTCGAAGTTGGGCAGCAGCCCGGCAGCCATCAACGGTTCGAGGATTCGCCAATCAGCGCCGTCCAGCCCCAGCACTACAACCCGCTGGCTGTCCGACCCAAGCTCGATCGGCTGGGTTTGAACCTGCGGTATTTGGCGCTGCGGCATCTTTGATTCGGAGGGCGCCTGCCAGCCCACGGCGTAACCGTGATCCAGCGGCTCGGGATCAACATGACCCTGGGGCGGCAACGGTTGCGGAGCGCAGGCCGCGAGCAGCAGGCAGATCAGCGCCGTTGTCGGCAATTGCCATGCGTGGTGCATGATCACCAGCCGTAGCCTGGGTGCTTCATGGGCTTCGTAGCGAGGCGTGCAAGATGCCGCAAGAACAAGGAAGACGCGGTTATTGCGAGCATATTGTGCGCCGCAGTAGAAGCCTCATGAAGCATCCAGGCTTAGTCGCCTAACACCTGGTCGGCCAGTTGCAACATCTCTCGCATCAGCGTGACCAGCGGCTCGTCCGGCGGCGCCAGCGGCTCGGTGTAGATCGTGTCGAGCCAGGCCGCGGGATCGTCCTTATCGAGGATCCCGGCGAAGTGGTAGATATCGATACCGGCCACGCCCGCGGCCCGGGCCGCTGCCACGTCGGCCGCCAGCTGTGCGATCTCGTCGTAGCCAGTCTCGCCTGCCACGTCGACCTGGCCGATCGAGAGCGCGGCCGCGCCGTCGAAACGCTCCGCGGCCTGCGCGCCGTAGCTGTATGGGAAGGCCGGGCCGATGGTCATCCCGGCGAACTGTGAATACATCGTGGTGTAGGTGGTGAAGCCCCAGCGGTCAAAGTTGATACCGTCCACGGGCACCTCGGCCAAATCCTGGATGTCGTAATCGCCGTCGAGCATGTCGTCGAGCACAAAGGGGTAGGTCGTAACCTGCACCAGGTAGCCGCGCTCGTGCAGCTGGTCGACCAGCGTTTGGAACTTGGCCCGGCTTTGCTCGAAGCGCGTCGCGTCGCGATTGGCCGCGATGTACAGCAGCGCGCCCATGTAATCGCCGTCGGACAGCAGTTGCTGGAACTCGTCGATGTAGGGGTGACACAGCTCCATGTTGAGCACCACCCACTCGACGTTGTTCTCAACGCTTTCGACGTAATCCATGGTCGCCAGCACGTTGGCGATCCACTCGTCGGCGTCGCCCTCGCAGCCCCAGCTCCCCTCGTTGGAGGGCAGCAGCGGCCAGATCTTGACCGGCACGTCGAGCTCTTCGGCACGCGCCAGCAACGCGGTGGTGTTCGGCGTTTCAAGATGGTAGGTGCGCAGCGCCAGGTAGAGCGACATCTCGCGGTCGGCCAACAGCTCGAGGTTGTCCGCGGCCACGTCGTGGGCCACGTTGTCGGCCTTGACCGAGAATTCGACTTCGGGCGGACCCTCGTCGTCATCGTCATCATCGTCGGCATCATCGTCGTCATCGTCATCGGCCGTGTCGTCGTCGTCCAGATCGTCGTCGTCGTCAGCCGCTTGGTCGTCATCATCATCGTCGCCATCGCAGGCGACCAACGTCAGACCGAGCAACAGCAGCAACGCGATCAGCAGCAATCCGGATAGATATCTATTCATTGTAATGGCCCTTCCAAGGTGTCTACCCGCTGATTCTAAGCCGAACCCGCTTGTGGTGAAAGCGCCGGGCCCACCCGCCCGTATTATCCATTAGGCTTCTACTGCGGCGCACAATTCATCCGCAACTACTGCGTCATCCGTGACGATCCGTCCTCGACGTACCGTAGCGGGTACGCCTGCGGATGATTGCCCCGGCTTCCTTGTATTTGCGGTGCCTTGCACGCCTCGTTGACGAACCCTCCTGAATAATGCGGGCTAGCGCGGCTTGACGCGTGGATATCCAATGATAGATTAGCGTGCCCTGGGAGGAATCATGACGCGACGCATCCTGGTGACCGCGGCGTTACCCTACGCCAACGGCTCGATCCATCTGGGCCACCTAGTGGAATACATCTATACCGATATCTGGGTGCGCTATCTGAAGATGCGCGGCCACGACGCGATCTACATCTGTGCAGACGATACCCACGGCACGCCGATCGAGATCAGCGCGCGCAAGCAGGGGATCCGGCCCGAGGAGCTGATCGAGCGCATGCACGCCGAGCATGAGCGCGACTTTGCCGACTTCCAGATCGAGTTCGACTTCTTCGGCTCGACCCACTGCGACGAGAACCGGCGCTGGGCCGAGCGGATTTTTCTCGCGGCCCGCGACGACGGACACATCGAACGCCGCGAGATCGAGCAGAACTACTGCCCCAAAGACGAGCTGTTCCTGCCCGATCGTTTCCTGCGTGGCACCTGCCCCAAGTGCGCAGCGACGGACCAGTACGGCGACGTGTGCGAGGTCTGCGGCTCGACATACCAAAGCAGCGAGCTGCTTGAACCGCACTGCGCGCTGTGCGGCACCGTGCCCGAGCGCCGCAAGAGCGAGCATCTGTTCTTCAGGCTTTCGGACTTCGGCGATTTCCTCAAGCAGTGGACCTCGGCCCAGGGTCATTTGCAGCCGAAGATCGCCAACTCGGTCCAGGGCTGGATCGAGGACGGACTGCGCGACTGGGACATCACCCGCGACGGACCGTACTTCGGCTTTCCGATTCCCGGCGAGGAAAACAAATATTTCTATGTCTGGCTCGATGCGCCGATCGGCTACATTTCCAACACCGAGCGCTGGTGCGCGCAAAACGGCCGCGACGTCGCCGATTACTGGGAGCGGCCGGGCACCGAGATCTACCACATCATCGGCAAGGACATCGTCTATTTCCACGTGCTGTTCTGGCCGGCGATGCTGCAGGCCGCGGGCCTGAACCTGCCCGACGCAGTCCAGGCCCACGGCTTCCTGCGCATCGGGGGGACCAAGATGAGCAAGTCGCGCGGCACGTTCATCAACGCGCGGACCTTCCTCGACCAGATGGATCCCCAGGCGTTGCGCTACTACTACGCGAGCAAGCTCGACAACGGAGCGGACGACCTCGACCTGTCGTTCACCGACTTCGTCAACCGCGTCAACGCCGAGCTGGTCAACAAGATTTCCAACCTGGCCAGCCGCTCGATCTCGTTTCTGAACAAGCGACTGGATTCGCGGCTGGGCAAGATCGACCCCGCTGCCGCCGAGATGATATCCGAGGCCGAGGCCGCGATGGAGCGCATCGCCGAGCACTACGAGCAGCGCAACGTGGCCGCCGCAATCGAGATCGTCAATCAGCTCGCCGAGCGCGGCAACGTCTATTTGCAGAACGCCGAGCCCTGGAAGCTGATCAAGGACGATCCCGAGGCCGCGCGCAACGTGTGCACCGCCGCGGTCAACCTCTCGAAGATCATCACCGTGGCGCTCAAACCCGCGCTTCCCAAGTTCGCCGCGGACATTGAGCGCATCCTGGGAATCGATCCGCTAACCTGGAACGACGCCCGGGCCGACTTGGTCGACCGCGAGATCAACGAGTTTCAGCACCTGGTCGATCGCATCGAGCAGAAACAGATCGACGCGATGGTGGAGGCAAGCAAGGTGGAGCAGCAGCCCGTGGAACAGTTCGACTACGAAGTGCCGCAGATCGCCGACGAGATCGCATACGACGATTTCCTCAAGCTCGATCTGCGCGTGGCCCAGGTAATCAAGGCCACGATGGTCGAGGGTGCGGATAAGCTGATCCGCCTACAGATTAGTCTGGGACCGCTGGGCGAGCGCACGGTGTTCGCCGGCATGCGCAAGGCAGTGGACGACCCGGCCGTGCTTGATGGGCGCAAGGTGATCTGCGTGGCCAACCTCGCGCCGCGCAAGATGCGCTTCGGACTGTCCGAGGGGATGGTGCTGGCCAGCACCGACGGCAAGGACGGCAACCTCAACTTCCTTTGGGCCGATCAGAGCGCCCAGCCGGGCGAAAAGGTCTCCTGAGGGCACCTTTGAGGCGGCTTAGAGCCGCAGCAAAACTCGCGCAGTTCGCTGGTTTTAATGCAACGACCCGCCCCGCGCCGGCACCTTCGAGGTGCCACAAAACTCGCGTAGTTCGCTGGACGTAGTGCCACGACCCACCCTGCGCCCGGCTTTGAGCCGGGGGCAAGGCTCGCGGGCGGACAAGGGACGGAATGCCACGATCCGCCCCGCGATTTACTAAATAGCCGGATAAAAAAACGGCCGGGAGCCTGTGCCCCCAGCCGTTTGTCGATTGCGTAGATTACTCTACGGGAGCCGACTTGAGGTCGAGCTCGCCGCCGAAGAACATGCTGCCGATCAGCTTGAGGTCTTCGACCAGGTTCAGCGCGAAATCGCGGAAGTCGTAGACGTTGGGGTCGGTGAAGAAGTGCGAGAAGTCGACCAAGTCGTTGTTGGTGTATCCGTCGCCGAAGATCAGGCGGCAGATCAGGTCGACGTACCACAGGTTGTAGGAGTCCAGCACGTTGCGGAACAACGAGACGTCGAACGGGTAGTCCGTGCCATAGACCAGGTTGAGTTCCATCCCCTCGCACATCGCCGCGATCTGTTCGGCCTGGATGCGGTTGATGGTGATCCCCAGCCCCTTGAACTCGACGTACTCCTCCGGGTCCCAGATGCCGTTGTTGTTCGTGTCGCCGTAGCCCATCGCCTTGCCGGTCTGGCGTTCGGGGTCGATCATCAGGTAGTCCAGGTAGCGGCCGAAATCGCCGAACGCGTAGCCCAGTTCGGGGCCCGAGGCCTTGATCAGCTCCAGCGACTTCTCGTCGTCGTAGGCGATCAGCGCGTTGGGGAAGATCGGATCGTAGAGCATGTTCTCGACCGCGGTGGTGAGCCCCCAGTACATCTCCTCGAAGCCCTCGGCCTCGCGTACGTTGAGGTCGAAGGTCACGGTGTTGATGTCCAGGTTGGTCGAGGTGGCGCAGAACAGGAACCAGTTGAAGAAATGCGCCATCGCCCGGGAGAAGTATAGCTCGGGCACGCCGAAGCGGCCGGGAAGTTCCCACTTGACTGCCGGGTCGTGAAATTCGAGCCAGAAATTCTTGAGGAAGAGCTGCTGCTCGGGATGCTCAAGCAGGACGTCCGAATACTTTAAAATTTCGGGCGGCATTTTGGTGCCCAGCTCGCGGAACAGCACCTGGAAGCCGACGATCGTATGCTCAAAGCAGGTGCGGTCTTTGCGGTTGCATTCCCCGAGGTGCTTGGTGAAGCAGCGGCTATGGTGCTCGACGTACATTCTGGGGCAGCGCTCGATGAACTCCTGCTTGTCGTAGGTGATCGGCGGGTTGAAGTTGCCGCACATCTCCAGGGTGCCGGCAATCGCCTCGCAGTCCTCGGGCTGGGTGTTGAGGATCCATTCGATGGCGTCGTGGCGCACGGCGTCGCAGTCATCGGAGGCTGTGATGTCGGCGAACATCATCGGCTGCAGACCCCAGGGGCAGTCTTGCATGCAGGTCTCTTCGGATGAGCGGATCTCGTCGAGCAGATTGCACTCGGTCAGCCGCTCGCAGGCCTCGACGCACTCCTGGCTCGTGGGCTCGTAGATGTAGACGCCGGCCAGCAGGTCGACCAGGCCGTCGAGGTTGGACACGATGCGGTCCATGGTGGAGACGGTCACGCCCCACATCGCCTCAAGGTTGTCCGGATCGATCTGCAGCGCGTCTTTGTAGAAGTTATAGGCGGTCGAGCCGTTGCCTTCCTGCAGGGCCAGCCGGCCCTCGGAGAGCAACTTCTGCAGCGACCATTGTTCGGGCGGCTCGCCTTGGCATGACCAGGCGATGAATGCCGTAGCAATCAGGGCGACAATCGCGACGATAACAAGCTTACGCCGTCTCATTTGTCACCTCCTTTGTAGCGATAGCGATCGGGCGGCGCGATCGGGATGAAGAAGCCCATGCCCACCTGGTAGGCGTCGCGCCAGACCATCGCGTTGCGGCCGTCGGTGGTGTAGTCCATGCGCAGCATGGCCACTGCGGGGATGTAAAGCGGGGTCAAGGGCAGGGTCAGGCTGACGCTGAGCTTGCCGTCGTCGCCGTTGCCCACCAGACCGATGTAGTCGATCAGGTTGTCGAAGCCCTCGCTGTTGGACTTGTAGTGCGCCTCCCAGCCCCAGCCATGGCGGTAGCTGATGCCGATGATGCTGAAATTCAGCCCCACGGTCACGGCGGCCCACGGTCCGGGCTGAAAATCGTAATACTCGTCCAGATCGGTCAGATCCTGGAAAAGATCGACCTCCATGCCCTGGGCCTCGAGGTAGTCGCGCACGTCCTGGTTGATATCCAGGAACGTCGGGCTGCGGCGCTTGGAGGGCAGGAAGTAGGCGCCGTCGCCCGTGACCGAGATCCCCAGGGCGTTAAGCGGCTTGGGCATGCTGAATGACAGCGGGATGCCCAGGCCCAAACCCCAGGCGCTGTAGCCGGTGTCGGTGTCCGGGCCCATCGCGAAGATCATGTTCTTGTTGGCGTCCGCCTGGTGCGCCGTTGGCAGGTAGATATGCCAGTTGGTGCCCGTGGCGAACCAGGAGTTGCGGTAGCAGCTCCATACAACGTCGATTATGGTGTCGCCCCAGTCCACCGGGTCGCTCTTGTAGTGATGTACCGGCGCCGGATGTCCCAATGCCTCGAACATGTCGTAGAAGTCGTCGCGCGAGGCGATGCCCAGGCGGTCGGAGGTGCCCGGCTCGAACACCGGATCGATGTTGATATCGAGGTCCATGAACATCGTGCTCACGCCCACGGTCAAGGTGTCGGTGATGCCGTACATCAGCGCCACCGCGTAACCGCTGGCGTTGCCCGATAGGTTGAACGAGAACTCGAAGAACTCGCCGCCGTAGTGAAACGGATCCTCGAATTGTAAAACCGGCAGCAGGTTGTCCATCTCGCGGTTGTTGTCGAACCGGCCATAGGGGCGCATCGTGCCCCAGCCGACCACCGCAACCAGGAAGCCCTGGGGGACCGTCATGGTGCCGCGCATGTCGAGGTTCAGCGCCATGTTCTCGTAGTGTTTGAGCCAACGGCCGTAACGTCCGAACAGCGGCTCGCGCTGCAGGTAGGCGTCGAGAAACGCGTCCCCGGTGCCTGCGGGCTGTTCTTCCGCCTCGGCCGACTCCTCAGCCTCGTCGGTTTGTTCGGCATCGTCCGTCTGCTCGGCGTCGCCGGGCTCATCCGATTCGTCTTGATCGTCTCCGGCTTCCCCCTCGTCGGCAGCGGCCGCGATTGGAAGCAGCATCAAGCAAATCGTAAGCAGTAGCAGCAGCCAAAACCCCGCTGATAGCGGCATACGTTCGAACATGTCTTTCAATCCTCCATGGTGTCAGGACGCAACCAGCCCTTGCGGTGCGGCACATGCTCGTTAATTCTTAATTCGGTCAATATTTTTATCGTTAGAAAGTGGTGCGGCGTATCCGAGAAAAAGTACAGGATTTGTGCTTTGATTACAATTGATCGGCTGCGGAAAGTTTCAACGGCAAATCGACGCCGTTGACCGATCAACGCTGCAGTGCCATGTTTTGCGGCCGAACGAAAAGCGCAGGAGACAATAAGTTGAAAAGCCATCATCAAAACCAAGCGCGAATAAACAGACTGTCCGTCGCGGCCGTCCTGGTCTTGACCCTGGCCCTATTGGCCGGTTGTTCAAACACCGCGATGGTTGCCGGGCTGGTCAGCGTGCCCCAGGGCAATGCCGTTGCCGCGACCACGGAACAGCAGGCGCCGATCGGCGACATCGACCCCGGCGTGCTGCGGGTCGGCGTATCGCGGCTGGAGATCACTCCGCTGAGGTCCGCGATGATGGGCGGCTACGGCGTGTACGTGGGCAGCATCGAGACCTGCCGCTGGTCGCAGGGAGTGCACGATCCGCTCTACGCCACGGCAATGTACA is part of the Candidatus Alcyoniella australis genome and harbors:
- a CDS encoding alkaline phosphatase family protein; this encodes MHHAWQLPTTALICLLLAACAPQPLPPQGHVDPEPLDHGYAVGWQAPSESKMPQRQIPQVQTQPIELGSDSQRVVVLGLDGADWRILEPLMAAGLLPNFERLLAAGAAGVLQTDHAFSPTSWTTIATGKVPVRHGVTPDYKLSWGAMALEPQEINVRRVWEMARDRQRTIAVFDYYFSRPRAAGNWGYIPDLGSADDQLLPAGLSLEGCYNPEAGELEHLFQKACIIGRRPMDLSIILVQQTDVAAHKAELCWLRRWHPEMFADDPQVAQLDQPDRLSATWIGIDRALGYLWQRMPSGAHLVICSDHGFGVPQATHLHAGLGHGTLAALALDRERIEQQPAGLEFRLGQRRLRATRSYDFQAAHLAHFKWREGPETTWLVREQLLIEPAGRTAPGWIDAVRTDLQSALGEQSALLEFQNVEDRGLLVRPAVDATLSAACRLQTPQQRDAVALEFTCAHHNPGDDGVMLIVGPKVKPGARIQGARLVDVTPTVLYLLGLPVGQDLDGRVLSKAFEPAALAVDPVRFVATYETSPPQRDPISLAEITLDSPQMTPELLERLRSLGYLQ
- the metG gene encoding methionine--tRNA ligase; the encoded protein is MTRRILVTAALPYANGSIHLGHLVEYIYTDIWVRYLKMRGHDAIYICADDTHGTPIEISARKQGIRPEELIERMHAEHERDFADFQIEFDFFGSTHCDENRRWAERIFLAARDDGHIERREIEQNYCPKDELFLPDRFLRGTCPKCAATDQYGDVCEVCGSTYQSSELLEPHCALCGTVPERRKSEHLFFRLSDFGDFLKQWTSAQGHLQPKIANSVQGWIEDGLRDWDITRDGPYFGFPIPGEENKYFYVWLDAPIGYISNTERWCAQNGRDVADYWERPGTEIYHIIGKDIVYFHVLFWPAMLQAAGLNLPDAVQAHGFLRIGGTKMSKSRGTFINARTFLDQMDPQALRYYYASKLDNGADDLDLSFTDFVNRVNAELVNKISNLASRSISFLNKRLDSRLGKIDPAAAEMISEAEAAMERIAEHYEQRNVAAAIEIVNQLAERGNVYLQNAEPWKLIKDDPEAARNVCTAAVNLSKIITVALKPALPKFAADIERILGIDPLTWNDARADLVDREINEFQHLVDRIEQKQIDAMVEASKVEQQPVEQFDYEVPQIADEIAYDDFLKLDLRVAQVIKATMVEGADKLIRLQISLGPLGERTVFAGMRKAVDDPAVLDGRKVICVANLAPRKMRFGLSEGMVLASTDGKDGNLNFLWADQSAQPGEKVS